A region from the Acyrthosiphon pisum isolate AL4f chromosome A1, pea_aphid_22Mar2018_4r6ur, whole genome shotgun sequence genome encodes:
- the LOC100570775 gene encoding 14-3-3 protein homolog 2-like, translated as MSNNLIKANTSMALGQYNSAVKYFKAYMDESPDIPLSKEVFNLLSKAYNHLSYDKRNCIRELEAYLESLQDSDLERIEAITSLLDETRNDLISMCTEVVTIIDNHLLEKVEEIGEKVLIYNMKGDYYRYMWEANNSDATCKKATQAYNEAMSICQWNFKPTDPYLLQIALNLTTHLNNTNNTDSAIVVLKSVIQDAQEDDIESYDFLKKSYVELFLKYLNECLVRFQIIHNQKIIELIENYVPQESLVDDVITRRQG; from the exons atgagtaataatttaataaaagcaaATACTTCAATGGCTCTTGGTCAATACAACAGCgctgtaaagtatttcaaagcATATATGGACGAATCGCCTGATATTCCATTAAGCAAAGAAGTATTTAACCTGTTATCTAAAGCGTACAATCATTTATCATATGATAAGCGTAATTGTATACGTGAACTTGAAGCATACCTGGAATCACTCCAAGACAGCGATCTGGAACGCATCGAAGCCATCACCTCATTGTTGGATGAAACCAGGAACGATTTAATTTCCATGTGCACTGAAGTCGTTACCATTATAGATAACCATTTACTCGAAAAAGTGGAAGAAATTGGAGAAAAAgtgttgatttataatatgaaaggcGATTACTATCG atACATGTGGGAAGCAAATAATAGTGACGCAACTTGCAAAAAAGCGACTCAAGCATATAATGAAGCTATGAGTATTTGTCAATGGAATTTCAAACCCACAGACCCTTACTTATTGCAAATTGCGTTAAACTTGACGACACACCTgaacaatactaataataccGATAGTGCTATAGTTGTTTTGAAAAGTGTTATTCAAGACGCACAAGAGGATGATATTGAAAGTTATGACTTCTTAAAGAAGTCATATGTTgagttatttttgaaatacttaaatGAATGTTTAGTTCGATTTCAGATTATTcacaatcaaaaaataattgaactcATCGAAAATTATGTTCCTCAAGAGTCATTGGTTGACGATGTGATCACAAGACGACAAGGCTGA